One window of the Paenibacillus beijingensis genome contains the following:
- a CDS encoding ABC transporter ATP-binding protein — MSMLEINNLSAYYGNICALRGVSFHVDAGETVALIGNNGAGKTTTVRTISGLMKAREGEIRFMGERIDQLRPDQIVRLGISHSPEGRKVFPSMTIRENLLMGGYIVRDPKAVNRSLEYVLELFPRLKERYSQLSETLSGGEQQMLAIGRALMSEPKLLILDEPSLGLAPLIIKQIFELIRHIQQKGITILIIEQNARQALKVSHRGIVLETGQIAFEEKAADMLHNDRVRKAYLGEKYSKEA; from the coding sequence ATGTCCATGCTGGAAATTAACAATTTAAGCGCGTATTACGGCAATATTTGCGCCTTGCGCGGAGTCTCGTTCCATGTGGATGCGGGTGAAACGGTGGCGCTCATCGGCAACAACGGCGCCGGCAAAACGACGACAGTGAGAACGATCTCCGGTCTGATGAAGGCACGGGAAGGCGAAATCCGCTTTATGGGCGAGCGAATCGATCAGCTTCGTCCGGACCAAATCGTACGTCTGGGCATCTCCCATTCTCCGGAAGGGCGCAAAGTTTTCCCATCGATGACGATCCGCGAAAACTTGTTGATGGGCGGCTACATCGTCCGGGATCCGAAGGCGGTGAACCGGTCGCTGGAATATGTGCTTGAGCTGTTTCCCCGCTTGAAGGAGCGATACAGCCAGCTTAGCGAAACGCTCAGCGGCGGGGAGCAGCAGATGCTGGCCATCGGCCGCGCGCTCATGTCGGAGCCAAAGCTGCTCATTCTCGATGAGCCTTCGCTCGGCTTGGCGCCGCTCATTATCAAGCAAATATTTGAGCTGATCCGCCATATTCAGCAGAAAGGCATCACCATTCTCATTATCGAGCAAAATGCCCGGCAGGCGTTAAAGGTATCCCACCGCGGCATCGTGCTGGAAACCGGCCAAATCGCTTTTGAAGAAAAGGCGGCGGATATGCTTCATAACGACCGCGTTCGCAAAGCGTATTTAGGCGAAAAATATTCGAAGGAGGCATGA
- a CDS encoding branched-chain amino acid ABC transporter permease, whose product MQKRYISPMSASMAAIVIALLIPAIASPYVTKVLIIAGIYVGLACSLNVVFGIAGQLNLGQAAFYGIGAYTSALLSIHFHIPFFVTLIAGALMAAGAGFLLALPTIRLKGIYLAVTTLAFGEIIRMIFLNWISVTRGPMGIAGIPVPSLFGFQFMSNFSQYYLMLGLLLPALYIMWRLSYSPFGMVLRAVRENEEAAQTLGVNAQSYKVKAFVVGSAIAGLLGAFFSFHAAYISPSNFSFMESITLLSMVVFGGLGSMPGVIVAALLLAVAPDVLRFMDEYRMIIYGVLLFMMVLLRPQGIISETLSIKWAARKKRKAAEKQTNQDLTVVSSEGGG is encoded by the coding sequence ATGCAGAAGCGCTACATTTCGCCGATGTCGGCCTCTATGGCAGCTATTGTGATCGCACTGCTCATACCTGCAATCGCAAGTCCATATGTGACAAAAGTGCTGATCATTGCCGGCATTTATGTCGGGCTTGCGTGCAGCTTGAATGTGGTGTTCGGAATCGCGGGTCAGCTCAATCTGGGCCAGGCGGCCTTTTACGGCATCGGCGCTTACACGTCGGCGCTGTTATCGATCCACTTTCACATCCCGTTCTTCGTCACCTTGATCGCCGGGGCATTAATGGCGGCGGGGGCGGGATTTCTCCTGGCTCTGCCTACAATCCGGCTAAAAGGCATCTACCTCGCCGTTACGACGCTCGCTTTCGGCGAAATTATCCGCATGATCTTTTTAAACTGGATATCCGTGACGAGGGGGCCGATGGGCATCGCCGGCATTCCCGTTCCGTCTTTGTTCGGATTTCAATTCATGAGCAATTTCAGCCAATATTACTTGATGCTCGGGTTACTGCTGCCGGCGCTATATATCATGTGGCGGCTAAGCTACTCGCCGTTCGGCATGGTGCTAAGAGCCGTCAGGGAGAATGAGGAAGCGGCACAGACGCTCGGCGTCAATGCCCAGTCGTATAAAGTGAAAGCTTTTGTCGTGGGCAGCGCAATTGCCGGTTTGCTCGGAGCGTTTTTTTCCTTCCACGCCGCCTATATCAGCCCTAGCAATTTCTCGTTTATGGAATCGATCACGCTGCTGTCGATGGTCGTATTCGGCGGACTCGGCAGCATGCCCGGCGTCATCGTCGCTGCGCTGCTGCTCGCTGTCGCTCCGGACGTGCTGCGGTTTATGGATGAGTACCGCATGATCATCTATGGCGTGCTGCTGTTCATGATGGTGCTGCTGCGCCCGCAGGGGATCATCAGCGAAACGCTTTCCATCAAGTGGGCGGCAAGAAAGAAGCGAAAAGCTGCGGAGAAACAGACCAATCAGGATTTGACGGTCGTATCCAGCGAGGGAGGCGGTTAA
- a CDS encoding stalk domain-containing protein: protein MHSKLKIWNIPAKTAVIALSAALAGSFVGSGSNPAAGIRFEAGPKMAAAASANSAEVSTAGTQQSGMYRIVAIGDSLTAGYEPGMENVKNPVPYGYADRVYEQALFHGLRTEFANYGVLGLSTEGLQNWLNSAQSGSSNPAADEIQSGIASIDPRAERIFAATAGLRSDLMQASLVVVTIGGNNFTPLFNKLKDNEDKDVTDQWLSAVLDEYASDVEAALRSILQLNAKAQIVVADQYLPITKYLAGTNASGGSNYDYLNQGRVQIKERLSGIAEVLSSEGYNVKVASVGDAFAGHESEYTNISNIGKRDIHPTQTGYSVMGREFASAIWGDYIQPSPRPANVPISVVVSGKELGPASKPIVKNNTTYVPMRDIAIAAGADLKWSNKTRTASVKLGGREVAFTIGSKSMKVDGKAVPLTTPAFLQQSAADTKTYLPLAALSRGLDLQVVYRSGIKTVFINR, encoded by the coding sequence TTGCACAGCAAGCTGAAGATTTGGAATATTCCTGCCAAAACAGCCGTTATCGCGCTGTCTGCAGCTTTGGCAGGCTCATTTGTCGGATCCGGAAGCAATCCGGCAGCGGGAATAAGGTTTGAGGCGGGTCCCAAAATGGCTGCTGCGGCAAGCGCGAACAGTGCGGAGGTTTCCACGGCCGGGACGCAGCAAAGCGGAATGTACCGGATTGTCGCCATCGGTGACTCGCTGACGGCAGGTTATGAGCCGGGGATGGAAAACGTGAAAAATCCGGTACCTTACGGCTATGCAGACCGCGTCTATGAGCAGGCTTTATTTCACGGACTTCGGACCGAATTTGCAAACTACGGAGTCCTCGGACTGAGCACGGAGGGTCTTCAGAACTGGCTCAATAGCGCCCAAAGCGGCAGTTCGAATCCTGCTGCGGACGAGATCCAAAGCGGAATCGCATCGATTGATCCGCGTGCAGAACGGATTTTTGCGGCAACCGCCGGGCTTCGTTCCGATTTGATGCAGGCCAGTCTGGTTGTCGTCACGATCGGCGGAAACAATTTCACCCCTTTGTTCAACAAATTGAAAGATAACGAAGATAAAGATGTAACCGACCAATGGTTGTCGGCGGTACTAGACGAATATGCAAGCGATGTGGAAGCTGCGCTTCGTTCCATCCTGCAGCTGAACGCCAAAGCGCAAATTGTTGTGGCGGATCAATATTTGCCGATTACGAAGTACTTGGCCGGCACGAACGCAAGCGGCGGAAGCAATTACGATTATTTGAATCAGGGCCGAGTACAAATAAAGGAACGGTTGTCAGGCATAGCGGAAGTGTTGTCTTCGGAAGGATACAACGTCAAGGTTGCCTCCGTCGGGGATGCATTTGCCGGGCATGAGAGCGAATATACGAATATTTCGAATATCGGCAAACGGGACATCCATCCAACTCAAACCGGATACAGCGTGATGGGCCGCGAATTTGCGTCCGCCATATGGGGAGATTATATTCAGCCGTCGCCGCGTCCCGCCAATGTGCCGATTTCCGTCGTCGTTTCAGGCAAAGAACTAGGTCCCGCCAGCAAGCCGATCGTAAAAAACAACACAACGTACGTTCCAATGCGCGATATTGCAATTGCGGCAGGCGCCGACCTGAAGTGGAGCAACAAGACGAGAACGGCCAGCGTAAAGCTCGGAGGACGAGAGGTCGCGTTCACCATCGGCAGCAAGTCGATGAAGGTTGACGGGAAAGCGGTGCCGCTTACCACGCCTGCATTTTTACAGCAAAGCGCAGCCGACACAAAAACGTATTTGCCGCTGGCGGCGCTCTCGCGCGGACTTGATCTGCAGGTCGTATACCGCTCCGGAATTAAAACCGTCTTTATTAACCGTTAA
- a CDS encoding L-2-amino-thiazoline-4-carboxylic acid hydrolase, with translation MTIKNDVIPYSEAVTMVRNAIEDRAAWFDLLTKEAEAVGAEPETIARRAIQRFGFLKSQKMIQSDNLEEFVKQFASELVANVFEMSVERVETDEAEIHLHYCPLVESWKKGGNSDEHIDTLCQWAIEGDHGLMLGFPEFEYKAEKRIAAGDGYCKFIFSRKEERKQS, from the coding sequence ATGACGATAAAAAACGATGTTATTCCGTACAGTGAAGCCGTAACGATGGTGCGAAACGCAATTGAGGACAGAGCGGCCTGGTTCGATCTGCTGACGAAGGAGGCGGAAGCGGTCGGGGCCGAGCCGGAGACAATTGCCCGCCGCGCCATTCAAAGGTTCGGTTTTTTGAAAAGCCAGAAAATGATTCAGTCCGATAACTTGGAAGAGTTTGTAAAGCAATTTGCGAGCGAGCTCGTTGCGAACGTCTTTGAGATGAGCGTGGAGCGGGTGGAAACGGATGAGGCGGAAATTCATCTTCATTACTGCCCGCTCGTGGAAAGCTGGAAGAAAGGCGGGAATTCGGACGAGCATATCGATACGCTGTGCCAATGGGCGATTGAAGGCGATCACGGCTTGATGCTCGGATTCCCGGAGTTTGAATATAAAGCGGAGAAGCGCATTGCCGCAGGAGACGGATACTGCAAATTTATATTTTCCAGAAAAGAAGAACGGAAGCAATCTTAA
- a CDS encoding trans-sulfuration enzyme family protein, with protein sequence MIQQHSIHGETTNLLHLGEENNDRYMNSVVPPIFQTSLFTSSTYEEFAETINHGGDSYCYTRYGNPNFDILCRKMADLEQGDEALLTSSGVSAISIAIMAQIQIGDHIIAISNLYGPTRSLLDYLEDKMNVQVTYVTGEHLYEFEEAMQPNTRLVVLESPASVTFCVQDLRGISNLCRSRGVVTVIDNSYSSPIFQKPLKLGIDVVVHSATKYLSGHSDTIGGVIVANKPHMPKIRKQHKIAGSSPAPFEAWLILRGMRTLPIRMKEHSKCALAVASFLEAHPKVRSVNYPGLPSFRQHALAKSQMSGFSSLFSFEIDAPKERMAPFFNSLRLIKIGLSWGGYESICVPSLVSFGKGIDEEQFAKIGITHQLVRLHVGLENADDLMEDLSQALQQV encoded by the coding sequence ATGATTCAGCAGCACTCGATTCACGGCGAGACGACGAATTTGCTCCATTTGGGGGAAGAAAACAATGACCGTTATATGAATTCCGTAGTGCCTCCGATTTTTCAAACGTCGTTGTTTACAAGCAGCACCTACGAAGAATTTGCCGAAACGATCAATCATGGGGGCGACAGCTACTGCTATACGCGCTATGGGAATCCGAATTTCGATATCTTATGCCGAAAAATGGCTGATTTGGAGCAGGGCGATGAAGCGCTGTTAACAAGCTCGGGAGTTTCCGCGATTTCGATTGCGATAATGGCCCAGATCCAAATCGGAGACCATATTATAGCGATTTCCAACCTGTACGGTCCGACGCGAAGCTTGCTCGATTATTTGGAAGACAAAATGAACGTGCAAGTAACGTACGTCACCGGAGAGCATTTGTATGAGTTCGAGGAAGCGATGCAGCCGAATACCCGGCTCGTTGTGCTCGAAAGCCCGGCAAGCGTGACGTTTTGTGTGCAGGATTTAAGAGGCATCTCGAATTTGTGCCGGTCAAGAGGCGTTGTGACGGTCATTGACAATTCCTATTCGTCGCCGATATTCCAGAAACCGCTCAAGCTCGGCATTGACGTCGTCGTTCATTCCGCAACGAAATATTTAAGCGGCCACAGCGATACGATCGGCGGGGTCATCGTTGCGAACAAGCCGCATATGCCCAAAATCCGCAAGCAGCACAAAATAGCCGGTTCTTCGCCAGCCCCTTTTGAAGCGTGGCTCATATTGCGGGGGATGCGCACGCTGCCGATCCGCATGAAGGAGCATTCGAAGTGCGCGCTTGCGGTCGCTTCGTTTCTGGAGGCTCATCCGAAAGTCCGTAGCGTCAATTATCCGGGGCTGCCTTCGTTTCGCCAGCATGCGCTCGCGAAGAGCCAGATGAGCGGCTTCAGCAGCTTGTTCAGCTTTGAGATCGATGCGCCCAAAGAGCGGATGGCCCCATTTTTCAACTCGCTGCGGCTCATTAAAATCGGTCTCAGCTGGGGCGGTTACGAGTCGATATGCGTTCCTTCTCTTGTCAGCTTCGGGAAGGGGATCGATGAGGAGCAATTTGCGAAAATCGGCATTACCCACCAGCTAGTTCGTCTTCATGTCGGACTCGAAAATGCGGACGATCTGATGGAGGATTTGAGTCAAGCGTTGCAACAAGTGTAA
- a CDS encoding LysR family transcriptional regulator, with translation MEFRVLRYFLTVAREGSITGAADFLHVTQPTLSRQLKDLEQELGKKLFIRSSHSIILTDEGMLLRKRAEEIVDMVDKLEAEFSSMEETISGDVYIGSGETYAMKQIARVVKDLQLKYPNIRYHLFSGNEDDVTERLDKGLIDFGILIDPADLSKYNYINIPAKDVWGVVMRKDSPLAVKDSIQLVDLLKVPLICSRQAMKQTLSKNDFVDWFGEDFDKLNIVTTFNLAYNAAIMVEEGIGYAVTIDKIVNTSSDSNLCFRPLKPRLESGLNIVWKKHQVFSAAADKFLNEIKTKFSNSLSDV, from the coding sequence ATGGAATTTAGAGTTTTGCGATATTTTCTTACTGTTGCAAGAGAAGGAAGCATTACGGGCGCTGCTGATTTTTTGCATGTTACACAGCCAACCTTGTCCAGACAATTAAAAGACCTTGAACAAGAGTTAGGGAAAAAACTATTTATTCGCAGTAGTCACAGTATCATTCTTACAGATGAAGGAATGCTCCTGCGAAAGAGAGCAGAAGAAATCGTTGATATGGTCGATAAATTAGAGGCAGAATTCAGTTCTATGGAAGAAACAATAAGTGGTGATGTATACATTGGCAGTGGGGAAACTTACGCCATGAAACAGATTGCACGCGTAGTAAAAGATTTACAGTTAAAGTATCCAAATATACGGTATCACCTCTTCAGCGGAAACGAAGACGATGTGACTGAACGGCTTGACAAGGGCTTGATTGACTTTGGTATTTTAATTGATCCAGCAGATTTATCAAAATACAATTATATCAATATCCCAGCCAAAGATGTTTGGGGCGTTGTTATGAGGAAAGACAGTCCTCTGGCTGTCAAAGATAGCATTCAACTAGTGGATTTATTAAAAGTTCCGCTAATCTGTTCACGACAGGCTATGAAACAGACATTGTCTAAAAATGACTTTGTGGATTGGTTTGGTGAAGATTTCGATAAATTAAACATCGTGACTACATTCAATCTTGCATATAATGCTGCTATTATGGTTGAAGAGGGCATCGGTTATGCAGTAACCATTGATAAAATAGTGAATACGTCGAGTGATAGTAACCTTTGTTTTAGACCGCTAAAGCCAAGACTTGAATCTGGCTTGAATATTGTTTGGAAAAAGCATCAGGTTTTTTCCGCTGCTGCTGATAAGTTTTTAAATGAAATTAAGACAAAATTTTCAAATTCTTTATCAGATGTATAG
- a CDS encoding ABC transporter ATP-binding protein, whose product MLLQTENLTKRFGGLVAVESLNLQVREGEILGLIGPNGAGKTTMFNLLTGVHKASEGSVHFGGVDITRKAVHEIAQMGMARTFQNIKLFGSLSVEDNVKIALYPKSKVNMLNSILMTRTYREEMERIEQKAYELLAMVGLESKGKHQASSLAYGEQRYLEIIRALATDPTLLILDEPGAGMNGTESEQLVEHIRKIRSAGHTVLLIEHDMSVIMEVCERIYVINFGKQIAEGTPLQIQNNTKVIEAYLGEEDAEDYVHAGN is encoded by the coding sequence ATGCTTCTGCAAACCGAAAATTTAACGAAGCGGTTCGGCGGTCTCGTTGCGGTGGAAAGCTTGAACTTACAAGTCCGGGAAGGCGAAATTCTCGGACTGATCGGGCCGAACGGAGCCGGCAAAACAACGATGTTCAATTTGCTGACCGGCGTGCATAAAGCGAGCGAGGGCAGTGTCCATTTTGGAGGCGTCGATATAACCCGCAAGGCGGTCCATGAAATTGCGCAAATGGGAATGGCGCGAACGTTTCAAAATATTAAGCTGTTCGGTTCGCTGAGCGTCGAGGACAACGTCAAAATCGCCTTATACCCGAAATCGAAGGTGAACATGCTGAACTCCATTTTGATGACCCGGACATACCGGGAAGAGATGGAGAGGATCGAACAGAAGGCGTATGAGCTGCTCGCGATGGTCGGTTTGGAGTCTAAAGGAAAGCACCAGGCGAGCAGCCTCGCTTACGGGGAGCAGCGGTATTTGGAAATCATCCGGGCGCTGGCAACGGATCCGACGCTTCTTATTCTTGACGAGCCGGGAGCCGGAATGAACGGAACCGAATCCGAACAGCTGGTGGAGCATATTCGAAAAATCCGCAGCGCCGGCCATACCGTACTTCTGATCGAGCACGATATGAGCGTCATTATGGAAGTGTGCGAACGCATCTATGTCATTAACTTCGGCAAGCAAATCGCCGAAGGGACGCCGCTCCAAATCCAGAACAACACGAAAGTGATCGAGGCTTATTTGGGAGAGGAGGACGCGGAAGATTATGTCCATGCTGGAAATTAA
- a CDS encoding branched-chain amino acid ABC transporter permease, whose translation MLFQQIINGLSVGMTYSLTAIGFTLIFGVLGLVNFAHGEVYMSGAFVTYTLSQFAGWGIVPSFCGGVIAGALMGMAMEKIAFKPLRNTKHETTLLATLGLSILLKEVATLIWGPETHSLSTQNKFLTSSWGTGGVEFSGTQIVIIAVSILLMIGLQQLLYKTRVGAGIRAISQNRDAAYLMGVNVERTVNYTFAIGSALGAAAGVLVALYYNAVDPHMGYMPGIKAFVAMALGGLTSIPGAVIGGIILGMSESLSGAYINSGFQDAIAFLLLLLLLILRPNGLGGKRGRS comes from the coding sequence TTGCTATTTCAACAAATCATTAACGGTCTAAGTGTCGGGATGACGTACTCCTTGACGGCGATCGGGTTTACGCTCATTTTCGGAGTGCTTGGTCTGGTCAATTTTGCGCACGGCGAAGTGTACATGAGCGGCGCTTTCGTCACATACACGTTGTCGCAATTTGCAGGATGGGGCATCGTCCCATCCTTTTGCGGGGGAGTGATCGCAGGGGCGCTGATGGGCATGGCGATGGAAAAGATCGCATTCAAACCGCTGCGCAATACGAAGCACGAAACGACGCTGCTGGCCACATTAGGTTTATCGATCTTATTAAAAGAAGTCGCCACGCTTATTTGGGGGCCCGAAACGCATTCGCTCAGCACGCAGAACAAATTTTTGACGAGCAGCTGGGGAACCGGCGGCGTCGAATTTTCGGGAACCCAAATTGTGATCATCGCGGTGTCGATCCTATTGATGATCGGCCTGCAGCAATTGCTTTACAAAACGAGAGTGGGGGCCGGTATCCGCGCCATTTCCCAAAACCGGGATGCAGCCTATTTAATGGGCGTCAACGTGGAACGAACGGTGAACTATACGTTTGCGATCGGATCGGCTTTGGGCGCGGCAGCCGGTGTTCTGGTAGCCCTTTATTACAATGCCGTCGATCCTCATATGGGTTATATGCCCGGTATAAAAGCGTTTGTCGCCATGGCATTGGGAGGGCTGACGAGCATTCCGGGGGCGGTCATCGGCGGCATTATTCTCGGGATGTCGGAGTCGCTGTCGGGCGCTTACATCAACTCCGGTTTTCAGGACGCGATCGCATTCCTGCTGCTCCTGCTGCTGTTGATTCTCCGTCCTAACGGATTGGGCGGGAAGAGGGGGCGGTCTTAA
- a CDS encoding ABC transporter substrate-binding protein — MKRGSRIGFFAICSLLVLTMTACGGKETSGAQETSGGKETSGSSAAAESKETKEVSLGLSAPLTGNSAQYGESFRNAMKMAIDEFNAKGGAVKVNLVEMDSKNDPKESANIAQKLVDNDNIVAVVGDFSSTTSMAASPIYQRSGLVQLSPTSSHPDFTSTGDYIFRNVPTQKIEGAFVADYAKELGYKKSAVIYIQNDWGIAAKENFEAKFKEAGGEVSNSLNFNPDTKDFNNILIKIRESGPDVIYLGAPYTESALIAQQSKKLGIKAGFIGTSILYSDQYIQLGGKDVEGTHLSSYFFPADPRPEVQKFVEAYKKTYSKDPDMFAALTYDSANMLLSIIEKGETSRKGIRDALAAMKDFPGITGKTSFNDIRNVEKDLAKLDVKDGQFTLYKKE, encoded by the coding sequence ATGAAACGTGGGTCTCGAATCGGTTTTTTCGCAATATGTTCTCTGCTCGTATTGACAATGACGGCATGCGGCGGCAAGGAAACATCGGGTGCACAAGAAACATCCGGCGGCAAGGAAACATCCGGCTCATCCGCAGCAGCGGAAAGTAAAGAGACGAAAGAGGTTTCGCTCGGCTTGTCCGCTCCTTTAACCGGCAACAGCGCCCAATACGGCGAAAGCTTCCGGAATGCGATGAAGATGGCGATCGACGAATTTAACGCCAAAGGCGGGGCCGTAAAAGTCAATCTCGTTGAAATGGATTCGAAAAACGATCCGAAGGAAAGCGCCAATATCGCTCAGAAATTGGTCGATAACGACAACATCGTGGCAGTCGTCGGCGACTTTTCCAGTACGACATCGATGGCCGCATCTCCGATTTACCAGCGCTCAGGACTGGTACAGCTATCCCCAACTTCCTCCCATCCCGACTTCACAAGTACCGGAGATTATATTTTCCGCAACGTTCCGACCCAAAAGATCGAAGGCGCATTTGTAGCCGATTATGCGAAAGAGCTCGGTTACAAAAAATCAGCGGTCATTTATATCCAGAATGACTGGGGCATTGCCGCCAAAGAGAACTTCGAGGCCAAATTTAAAGAAGCCGGCGGCGAAGTGTCAAACTCGCTTAATTTCAACCCCGACACAAAGGATTTTAACAATATTTTGATCAAGATTCGCGAAAGCGGCCCGGATGTTATCTACCTTGGCGCTCCTTACACCGAGTCGGCTCTTATCGCCCAGCAGTCCAAAAAATTGGGCATCAAAGCCGGTTTTATCGGCACCTCCATTCTTTACTCCGACCAGTATATCCAGTTAGGCGGGAAAGACGTCGAAGGGACGCATCTCTCCAGCTATTTCTTCCCGGCCGACCCTCGTCCGGAGGTTCAGAAGTTCGTTGAAGCTTACAAGAAAACCTACAGCAAAGATCCTGACATGTTCGCCGCACTGACATACGATTCCGCCAATATGCTTCTTTCCATTATCGAAAAGGGTGAAACAAGCCGCAAAGGCATCCGCGACGCGCTGGCAGCGATGAAAGATTTTCCTGGAATTACGGGTAAAACAAGCTTTAACGACATCCGCAATGTCGAAAAAGATCTTGCGAAACTGGACGTGAAGGACGGGCAGTTTACTCTGTACAAAAAGGAGTAG
- a CDS encoding helix-turn-helix domain-containing protein, with product MSNEIINEAVEIRRIGYRLRDLRNQRGLSLRDLSELTGLSAGYLSQLENGKAIPSLQVMLKLSDTFKKNLHYFFDAENSEEQQYLYFPFEDQITLEGKNGQRKIRILTPGEHLEIEPLYVTLEPENGSDPGIVTHEGWEFLYVIQGEITLHLGDQLITCKQGDSICYNSMIPHHSENTGGDVAVGIWIGFKHKPV from the coding sequence TTGTCCAACGAAATCATCAACGAAGCTGTAGAAATAAGACGCATCGGCTACCGGCTGCGGGATCTTCGTAACCAAAGAGGACTGAGTCTGCGCGATTTATCCGAACTTACGGGGTTGTCTGCGGGCTATTTAAGCCAGCTGGAAAACGGGAAAGCGATCCCTTCGCTTCAGGTCATGCTCAAACTGAGCGATACGTTCAAAAAAAACTTGCATTATTTTTTTGATGCCGAAAACTCGGAGGAGCAGCAGTATTTATATTTTCCGTTCGAAGATCAAATTACGCTGGAAGGAAAGAACGGTCAGCGCAAAATTCGAATCCTGACACCGGGAGAGCATTTGGAAATCGAACCGCTGTATGTGACGCTTGAACCGGAAAATGGCAGCGATCCGGGAATAGTAACCCACGAAGGCTGGGAATTTTTATATGTCATTCAAGGTGAAATTACGCTTCATTTGGGCGATCAGCTGATTACGTGCAAGCAAGGCGACTCAATCTGCTACAATTCCATGATTCCGCATCATTCGGAGAATACGGGCGGCGATGTTGCCGTCGGAATCTGGATCGGATTCAAGCACAAGCCGGTTTAA
- a CDS encoding MerR family transcriptional regulator gives MKKAYTIQQTAECTGLSVHTLRYYEKIGLLTDVNRDGNGYRLYTEADLGWIDFLIRLRATGMPIHEMKTFSDLRSRGESTVSERRALLEEHQKLSLERMRELQENLKKIAEKIDIYKEMEDRLKKEQFI, from the coding sequence ATGAAAAAAGCATATACCATTCAGCAAACGGCCGAGTGCACCGGCTTGAGTGTCCATACGCTGCGTTATTACGAGAAAATCGGACTGCTTACCGATGTCAATCGCGATGGAAACGGATATCGGCTGTATACGGAAGCCGACCTTGGATGGATCGATTTTTTGATCCGTCTGCGCGCAACGGGGATGCCGATTCATGAAATGAAGACTTTTTCCGATTTGCGGAGCCGGGGCGAATCAACGGTAAGCGAAAGACGGGCGCTGCTCGAGGAGCATCAGAAACTCAGTCTGGAACGGATGAGAGAACTGCAGGAAAATTTGAAAAAAATCGCGGAGAAAATCGATATTTACAAAGAAATGGAAGATCGGCTGAAAAAGGAGCAGTTCATTTAG